The DNA region CGCCATGGCGCTCCATCGCAGCCGAAAGCGCCGCTTCCCCTGCATGGCCGAACGGCGGGTGGCCGAGATCATGGGCAAGGCACAGGGCTTCGGTCAGATCCTCGTCCAGCCCAAGAGCGCGCGCGATCACCCGTCCGATCTGCGCGACTTCAAGGCTGTGAGTCAGGCGGGTGCGGTAGTGATCGCCATCGGGGGCGATGAAGACCTGGGTTTTGGATTTCAGCCGCCGGAAGCTCATCGAATGGATGATCCGGTCACGATCACGCTGGAAAGCACTGCGCGGACCGCGCCGCTCGCCATCACCAGCGCCGCCGAATTCGCGCGGCCCGTGGGCCTCTGGGTCGGCAGCATAGGGGGCGCGGGTCATCACAGGTCGAGCGCGTAGGCGAGCCGGACAGGGTTCTCAACCAGAACGGGGCAAGAACACCGCAAAAAAAGCCGAAAAACAGACGGTTGGGTAAGAAAAATTATGGGGCCGCCTTCCGGTGATTGGGGGGGAGGAAAGCGGCCCCAAGGGCCAATCGGTGCGACCCGAAGACCCGGATAATGCCAAGACGTTTCCGCGACAAAATCCGAGCGCGCCATAGGAGTAAAAATTAATCGGTTGCACCCCTTGCAACCCAGCTAATCGACCAACTGCACGTCCAGCCCGATGAGCCGAAGATTATCCCCCGGCTTCCTGATGCAAAATCCAGTCTGCCGCCGCTTCGCAATGGATGCGGGTGCTGTCGAAGATCGGCAGGACGTTGGCATCGACATCGACCACCAAATCCAGTTCGGTGCACGCGAGAACCACTGCGCCAGCGCCTTCTTGGGCCTTGTTGGTGATGATCGTCTTCAGCGTCCGCTCGGCCTCGCGCGTGACCTTGCCGACCATCAACTCGTCATAGATGATCCGGTCGAGCATCTCGACATAGTCCAGGTTGGGCGGCAGCAAATCGATACCGTGCGCGACCAGCCGCTTGCGATAGAAGCTTTCGGTCATCACGTTGCGGGTACCCAGCAGCGCCGCGCTGCTAACCCCTGCGCGCTTCATGGCGAGGCCGACATATTCTGCGATGTGCAGGATCGGGATACTCACGCTGGCCGCCACATCGTCATACAGCCGGTGCATCGAATTGGCGCCGATGATGAGGCCTTCCGCGCCCGCACCTTCGAGCCGCTTTGCACTCTCGATCAGCACGCTGGCCGCACGCTGCCAGTCACGTTCTTCGCGCAAGGCGTAGAGCTGGCAGAAATCCAGGCTCTCGATCAGCAGCGGCGCGCTCGCCATCGGGGCTGCGCGTTTCTGGACGATGCGGTTGATGTGATCGTAATAGGTCGCGGTCGACACCCAGCTCATGCCGCCGATGATCCCGAGTTTGCGCAAAGCC from uncultured Erythrobacter sp. includes:
- a CDS encoding amino acid racemase, with amino-acid sequence MRKLGIIGGMSWVSTATYYDHINRIVQKRAAPMASAPLLIESLDFCQLYALREERDWQRAASVLIESAKRLEGAGAEGLIIGANSMHRLYDDVAASVSIPILHIAEYVGLAMKRAGVSSAALLGTRNVMTESFYRKRLVAHGIDLLPPNLDYVEMLDRIIYDELMVGKVTREAERTLKTIITNKAQEGAGAVVLACTELDLVVDVDANVLPIFDSTRIHCEAAADWILHQEAGG